The Tardibacter chloracetimidivorans region CCCTCGCGAATAGCATTGCGCTGCCGGAACTTATCCGGCGAGGTGAGCGAATTGAGCTTCGCGGATCTCAAATATCACTCCGAGCGTCTTGCGCGACTTCTCGCGTCCCTGGGGGTAACCAAGGGGGACCGCGTCGCCGGTCTGCTGCCTCGAACACCGGAACTCCTGATCACGATCTTGGCGACATGGCGTCTCGGCGGCGTGTATCAGCCGCTTTTCACCGCCTTTGGACCAAAAGCGATCGAGCACAGGCTTTCCGAAGGCGCGACGAAGGTTGTTGTTACGAATGGCGAGCAGCGGGGGAAGGTTGCCCAGCATCTCGTCGTCTCCGTCGTTTGTGTCGGCGGTTCCATGCCGGGCGATTATGATTTCTGGGGGGACGTCGAGGCCGACGATACGATCGATGAGCCGGTTTCCTGCACCGAGGACGACCCATTCCTCATCATGTTCACCTCTGGCACGACGGGTGCCGCAAAACCGCTCCTCGTTCCACTTCGGGCAATAGCGGCCTTCGTCCGTTACATGGTCGATGCCGTTGATCTGAGGCCGGACGATCGGTTCTGGAATCTGGCCGACCCAGGCTGGGCCTATGGCCTCTATTATGCGGTAATCGGCCCGCTTGCGCTCGGTTTGACGACGACCTTCGACGAGCGGCCCTTCTCCGTGGAAAGTACCATCGCTACCATCCGAGAACTCGGGATCACCAACCTCGCGGGGTCACCCAGCGCCTATCGTCTCCTGATGGGAACGGGCACGGAAGCCGCGCGTGCCCTCAGAGGTCAACTGAGAGCCGTTAGCAGCGCGGGCGAGCCGCTCAATGCCGAGATCATCCGATGGTTCGCAGACGCGGTCGACACGCCGATATTCGACCATTACGGCCAGACCGAGACTGGTATGGTGTTGTGCAATCACCACGGCCTCGATCATCCCGTCCACGTCGGATCGGCCGGTTTTGCCTCGCCCGGGCATCGGGTGGTGATCCTATCCGACGATGGTCAGGAACTCGGTACGGGCGTTCCCGGTGTGCTTGCGCTCGACCGTACTCGCTCACCACTGATGTGGTTCACAGGCTACCTCGGGCGGCCAACCAAGGCGTTTTCAGGCAATTATTACCTGACGGGCGACATCTGCGAATTGAATGAAGACGGCAGCATCTCGTTCGTGGGCCGCTCCGACGACGTGATCACTACCTCCGGCTATCGGGTTGGCCCGTTCGACGTCGAAAGCGCGCTGCTTGAGCATGCCGCCGTGCTGGAATCCGCCGTCATCGGTAAACCCGATCCGGAGCGGACCGAGATCATCAAGGCGTTTGTGGTACTGCAAGAAGGATACGATCCCTCAACGGACCTCGCCGAGGCGATGAGGCTTCATGTCAAGGTGCGCCTGTCGGCCCACGCCTATCCGCGAGAGATCGAATTCGTGCCCTCCCTGCCTAAGACCCCCAGCGGCAAGCTCCAGCGCTTCCTGCTGCGCAACGCCGAAATCGCCAAGGCCGAGCAGGCTGCCTGAACCGCGCGGTGGCATCCGTGCCTGTTGACGGACAAATGATGAGATGGTGATCAACGACACGCAGCAGGCCATCGTCGACACAGTGCGGCAGTTTATCCGCAAGGAGGTTGCCCACCGTACCCTGCAGTTCGAGGCAGCAACAGCCTTTCCACGCTCGCTCTTCGAGGAGATGGGGAGGCTCGGGCTGATGGGCGTGACGGCGCCTGAAGCCTATGGCGGTGCCGAGCTTGACTATGTCTCCTATGCGCTCGCCCTCATGGAGGTTGCTGCCGGAGACGGCGCCCTCTCGACGATCATGTCCATCCAGAACTCGATCATGGTGTCCGGGCTGCTGAGGTTCGGTTCCCCCGCGCAGAAGGAGCAATGGCTGCCGCCGCTTATCGCAGGGCGTTCGATCGGTGCCTTCGCGCTTACCGAGGCCGATGCCGGTTCTGACGCGGCGGCGATACGCTGCCGAGCCGT contains the following coding sequences:
- a CDS encoding AMP-binding protein encodes the protein MSRSRSDHSLPQYADAVAAFDLSAVQAILFAPSTGSMNPAEICCDRHAGDPSRIALRCRNLSGEVSELSFADLKYHSERLARLLASLGVTKGDRVAGLLPRTPELLITILATWRLGGVYQPLFTAFGPKAIEHRLSEGATKVVVTNGEQRGKVAQHLVVSVVCVGGSMPGDYDFWGDVEADDTIDEPVSCTEDDPFLIMFTSGTTGAAKPLLVPLRAIAAFVRYMVDAVDLRPDDRFWNLADPGWAYGLYYAVIGPLALGLTTTFDERPFSVESTIATIRELGITNLAGSPSAYRLLMGTGTEAARALRGQLRAVSSAGEPLNAEIIRWFADAVDTPIFDHYGQTETGMVLCNHHGLDHPVHVGSAGFASPGHRVVILSDDGQELGTGVPGVLALDRTRSPLMWFTGYLGRPTKAFSGNYYLTGDICELNEDGSISFVGRSDDVITTSGYRVGPFDVESALLEHAAVLESAVIGKPDPERTEIIKAFVVLQEGYDPSTDLAEAMRLHVKVRLSAHAYPREIEFVPSLPKTPSGKLQRFLLRNAEIAKAEQAA